The genomic region GCCGATAACGGCCGTGCTGATCTTTCCGGTATTGTCGAGCACGAGATAGTTGATGTCGCCAAGCTTGTCGCCTGCATTATTCTCTACCGGAAGTCCAATGACGCTCGCGGTGCTTTGTTCGCCTCCGCCTTGCGTCGCCACGAATGACAGAGCCGATGCCGATGTCGTCGCCGCAACCGGAGCGATTGCCAGTCCAGCGACGAGCATGGTGCGATAGATATTTGTTTTTTTCATTTCGCTCTCCCTGAGGTTCCTATCTGGTCAATCTTTCGCTCGTCGTTTTTGTTCCGATTTTCGCGGGCAACTGGCCTTTCTACGGGAGAACAAAAAAAGCGGCCGAAGACGCTCGGCCGCAGAAAATCAGCGCAGAGATATTATTGCTAGACAATCGACAGCCAGTCGTCGACTTCCTTGCGGATCTGAGCTTTGTCGTAGCCGTAACGCTCCTGCAGTTTGCCTTCGAGCTTCTCATGCCGACCGGCGACGATTTGAAGATCGTCATCTGTCAGCTTGCCCATTGCTCCTTGGCTTTGCCGGTGAACTGTTTCCAACTTTCTTGGATGCAGTTCCAGTCCATGGGCGAATCCTTTCAATCGGCCGGACGGCTTTTTGATCAAACCCGGCGGACGAAGTTTGCAATGAGGGACACGACAAACAGAACGATCGCCACCCAGAAGATCATGCGTGCGCCTTCCATTGCCGTACCGGCCACGCCGCCGAATCCGAAAGCGGCCGCGACAAGCGCGACGATCAGGAATACGATCGCGTAGTGCAGAAGATTTCCCATCCAGATCTCCGATCGGTTTAATCTGATATCCCGAATGGCGATCTAACGTGCATGCCAAGCTCGCAGTTCCGCTGACTTTGCGGGCAGTCCACGGTACGATGGTCGTAAATGTAGGGTTCGCGATGGGTTGGAATGATCCAAAGATGTAGAGTTCGCGCCGCTCGGGGGAAAGCGGTCGCGAACTCTCATCGGACGCGCCGCGCCCCTGGGCCACGGGGGGAGTGGGAGGGAGTGTGGGACGCGGTCACATGGAGCAAACGCGCCGTCCTGCAGGCAGTTCCCCAAAAAGCCACCGACACGGATTACAAGTCTGAGAGGTCTGCTATGGCGCGGAATTGGTGTAGCATGTGCGAAGCCGATTCAGCCGCGTTTACCGAAGCTGTAGTGTGCCGGTGGGCGGGCGCGCGCAAATCATGATAACGTAAAAAGATTAGATCTCGCGGGGGAAAGGTATGGATGTCGTAGCATTCCAGGAGAAGTCCTGGATATGCTGCACTCGTTATGGTTGGTTTCAACATATTTCGGAACGTCTCGTTGTTTCCTACGTGGAACGCGACTCGAACGCTGCTCATTTGGATAGTGATTGCCGTGTTGTCAGGGATGACGGCGATCGTCGCATGGCAGTGGATGGTCAAGTCCGCCGATGAGGTTACACATACGCAGCTCGTCCAGCAGGAACTGACCAAGTGGCTCAGCGCTACGCAGGATCTCGAAAACGGGCAGCTTGGCTATCTGCTGACGAAGGACGAAAGTTATCTGAAGCCCTATCAATCGGCGAAGGGCGCCGTCTCGCTCATCCATAATAACCTCGTCCGTCTGGTCGCCGGTAACGTTGGGCAGATCGCGGTGATTGAGTCGATACACCAGACGATCAAAGAGCGGCTTGAGGTTCTCGACAAGAACATGGTCGCCACGGGTAAGGGCGATGATGTGTCACCTCGTCCGTTTGGCGCCGATGAGTTCGGCGGCAAAATCATGGAGCGGTTGCGAAGCCAGATCGCAGCCGCAAAGCAGCAAGAGCAGATGCTCTATCGCAGGGAACTCAAACAATTTCGTCGACAAAGTTCATGGCTTCTCGGCGCGATGCTGG from Hyphomicrobium sp. MC1 harbors:
- a CDS encoding PRC-barrel domain-containing protein, translated to MKKTNIYRTMLVAGLAIAPVAATTSASALSFVATQGGGEQSTASVIGLPVENNAGDKLGDINYLVLDNTGKISTAVIGVGGFLGVGEKNVGIPYNELSFTEKNGRRIATVDATKETLTNAPSYTWTEKSAMEKIEDRDQNSVSGSETNNSSK
- a CDS encoding DUF1328 domain-containing protein — encoded protein: MGNLLHYAIVFLIVALVAAAFGFGGVAGTAMEGARMIFWVAIVLFVVSLIANFVRRV